Proteins from one Impatiens glandulifera chromosome 2, dImpGla2.1, whole genome shotgun sequence genomic window:
- the LOC124927639 gene encoding protein OVEREXPRESSOR OF CATIONIC PEROXIDASE 3: MASSMSSLHASPTLFRLPPPQIGRSLVLNFRSHFIHPLSLSPRLSIALARRQNNTGPVPASFSNKKKKKKENDEDAEEHLFGDALEALFDQLEEDLKNDDSLIEDDDEISEEELMMLERELEEALKDDDLVKGSDSSQLSEVDGIVYEEEEEEEEEEEVSVKLKNWQLRRLAYALKSGRRKTSIKNLAADLCLERAVVLKLLRDPPPDLLLLSAALPDKPDSNVMVPNKSAMTVSELESETLESAASEGAIIDLTSEEKGEVPIHVMQGDWSSRKRLKKVQVGTLERVYRRSKRPTNSMIVSIVHVTNLPRKRVVKWFEEKRAEDGIPDQHLPFNRSSTETALS; this comes from the exons ATGGCTTCCTCTATGTCGTCCCTCCACGCTTCCCCAACTCTGTTCCGACTGCCTCCACCTCAGATAGGACGGTCGCTGGTGCTCAATTTCAGGTCCCATTTTATCCACCCTCTTAGCCTCTCTCCTCGCCTATCAATAGCTTTAGCTCGCCGCCAAAACAATACGGGCCCTGTACCTGCATCATTTTccaataagaagaagaagaagaaagag AATGATGAAGATGCGGAGGAACATTTATTTGGAGATGCTTTGGAAGCACTTTTTGATCAGCTTGAGGAAGATCTTAAAAATGATGACTCattaattgaagatgatgatgagataaGTGAGGAAGAACTTATGATGCTCGAGCGTGAATTAGAGGAGGCATTGAAAGATGATGATTTAGTGAAAGGGTCAGATTCTTCACAACTTAGTGAAGTTGATGGAATTGTttatgaggaagaagaagaagaagaagaagaagaagaagtatcAGTGAAGCTAAAAAATTGGCAACTTCGAAGATTGGCTTATGCTTTAAAAAGTGGGCGCCGTAAAACTAGT ATTAAAAATCTTGCAGCGGATCTATGTCTTGAACGAGCAGTTGTTCTGAAATTACTTCGTGACCCCCCTCCAGATCTTCTGTTGTTGAGTGCAGCTTTACCTGATAAACCTGATTCAAATGTCATGGTTCCTAATAAATCTGCAATGACAGTGTCAGAGCTTGAAAGTGAAACACTAGAAAGTGCTGCTTCTGAAGGAGCCATAATTGATTTAACATCTGAAGAAAAGGGGGAAGTTCCTATCCATGTTATGCAAGGTGATTGGTCTTCTCGAAAGAGATTGAAGAAAGTGCAGGTTGGCACCTTGGAAAGAGTGTATAGACGATCAAAAAGACCTACA AATTCCATGATCGTGAGCATTGTACATGTGACAAATCTGCCTCGAAAAAGAGTGGTGAAGTGGTTTGAAGAAAAACGTGCAGAAGATGGGATCCCTGATCAGCATCTTCCCTTCAATAGATCTTCCACAGAAACTGCATTGAGCTAG